A stretch of Chitinophaga caeni DNA encodes these proteins:
- a CDS encoding DUF4386 family protein, whose product MASQQKLARLTGFIYLVVVPTGFFTLGYLPTSFINWKDAGVTAQNIKEAELLFRFGIACTVICYLLF is encoded by the coding sequence ATGGCATCCCAGCAAAAATTAGCGCGGCTAACTGGATTTATTTACCTTGTAGTTGTACCTACAGGCTTTTTTACACTCGGCTATCTCCCTACCAGTTTTATCAACTGGAAAGATGCAGGTGTCACGGCACAAAATATTAAGGAAGCAGAACTGCTATTCCGATTTGGCATTGCTTGCACCGTAATTTGTTACCTCCTTTTTTAG
- a CDS encoding 23S rRNA (pseudouridine(1915)-N(3))-methyltransferase RlmH — protein MKIQLWSIGKEHDSYIQEGMALFQKRLKHYTDFELKLIPPVKQAASLSTAELKKQEGKLILDLLQPNDFLVALDEYGKSYTTVQLADFLQQRLNSGTRQLVLLIGGAFGIDQAVLQRAHLKLSLSALTFPHQLVRLIMLEQLYRAFTVINHEKYHHQ, from the coding sequence GTGAAAATACAGTTATGGAGTATTGGAAAAGAGCATGATAGCTATATCCAGGAAGGAATGGCGCTCTTTCAGAAAAGGTTGAAACATTATACTGATTTCGAGTTAAAATTGATACCACCGGTGAAACAGGCAGCCAGCTTGTCAACTGCCGAGTTAAAAAAACAAGAAGGTAAATTGATCTTGGATCTTTTGCAGCCCAATGATTTCTTGGTGGCTCTTGACGAATATGGTAAATCATATACAACGGTTCAATTGGCTGATTTTTTACAGCAAAGGCTCAATAGCGGCACCCGCCAACTGGTACTGCTGATCGGCGGTGCATTCGGAATAGACCAGGCCGTTTTACAAAGGGCGCATCTGAAACTTTCCCTCTCCGCCCTTACCTTCCCCCACCAATTGGTGCGTTTAATCATGCTGGAGCAACTTTACCGTGCTTTCACGGTAATTAACCACGAGAAGTATCACCACCAGTAA
- a CDS encoding rhomboid family intramembrane serine protease: MSITYIIIIVTVLISFTSFNRPDQFDKLCFWPYEIREKNQWYRFITVGFVHSDFNHLLFNMLTLYFFKDVETIFAMVFGSKLYFPLLYLTGLIMPNISDYFKYKNVFGYRAVGASGAVTAVVFSAILFQPWAMIWFVIPFIVYGILFLVYSAYMSRRESNIGHSAHFWGAVWGLLFPLMFKPEIFNYFIQQLLAKFN; this comes from the coding sequence ATGTCTATTACTTATATAATTATCATCGTAACGGTATTGATTTCTTTCACCAGCTTCAATCGCCCGGATCAATTTGACAAGCTCTGTTTTTGGCCATACGAGATCAGGGAAAAGAATCAATGGTACAGGTTTATTACGGTTGGTTTCGTGCATAGTGATTTTAATCACCTGCTGTTTAACATGTTGACCCTTTATTTTTTCAAGGATGTGGAGACAATATTTGCCATGGTTTTCGGATCAAAACTATATTTTCCCTTGTTATACTTGACAGGTTTAATCATGCCGAATATCTCCGATTATTTTAAATACAAAAATGTATTCGGTTACCGTGCTGTTGGTGCTAGTGGAGCAGTGACGGCAGTTGTATTTTCTGCTATCCTGTTTCAACCTTGGGCAATGATCTGGTTCGTGATACCTTTTATCGTGTACGGTATTTTATTCTTGGTTTATTCTGCATACATGTCAAGAAGGGAAAGCAATATTGGTCATAGTGCACACTTTTGGGGGGCCGTTTGGGGTTTGCTCTTTCCCTTGATGTTTAAGCCGGAGATATTTAATTACTTCATTCAGCAGCTATTGGCCAAGTTTAATTAA